A single Bdellovibrio sp. ArHS DNA region contains:
- a CDS encoding efflux RND transporter permease subunit has protein sequence MLNAIIRFALNHRLLVVAATALIVVYGALTVSQLPIDVFPDINKPTVTIMTEAHGMAPEEVETRVTFPIESYLNGLPGVERIRSQSGIGLSAIYVEFEWSTDIYRNRQLVQEKLALAKEQLPKDISPTMGPISSLMGQIQQIALYSEDASLNPMEVRNIAEWVIRPRLMTIPGVAQVISIGGGLKQYQILLSAKKINTYQISLEQIDKELAQISQNTTGGFLEKDQQEFLVRNIGVVETLDDIKNTKIGLHFGRPIFVKDVGEVVEAPKIKRGEGSFMGKPSVVMTVQKQPGADTVQITRNIEKAMEEIKPSLPKGLMINTDVFKQARFIETSIQGIQGKLKWGTILVFVVLFIFLSNLRMSLITLTAIPVSFLTTALVFKWFGLSVNTMTLGGLAIAIGELVDDSIVDVENVFRRLRENAKLAQPRGTLKVVYEASSEVRNSIVLATIIIVMVFLPLFNLSGLEGRLFTPLAIAYLTALMASLIVSLTVTPVLASYFLGAVHLKEHQDTRFVQKLKKWDRQILEWALPRSNLVLGATLALVVVSISLLPFMGKDFLPQFNEGTAMISVSAPPGTSLQQSNEYGNKAEALIMKTPEVKSVSRRTGRAELDEHAMGVNVSEMDVDFHAQGRAKEVVIAEIRENLSNGLPGLAVNIGQPIGHLIDHMLSGVNAAIAIKIFGPDLTTLREKAAELKEALEGTPGLVDLRIESQGLIPQVKIHVLREEAARYGMSPGEITSLLEGAFNGESVAQVMDGTRVYDVFYRFDDSSKQTMEQMQKTVIKTMPDGRKVLLEQVADVYESTGPNEINRENSQRRIVISANANKRDLGSLIAEIRSRVEKKVQMPEGYYVVYGGQFESQQKATQKILLFGLISLVGIILVLYSHFKSKTITAQIMTTIPFAFIGGIILLFFTDRIITVASLVGFITLCGVASRNGIMMISHYLHLMKYEGEAFSKEMIIRGSQERLVPVMMTASVASLALLPLVFAKGQPGSEILHPVAVVIVGGLVTATMIDIVLTPTIFYRFGRKSAEKYIQEDKSEIL, from the coding sequence ATGTTAAACGCTATTATTAGGTTCGCTTTGAACCATCGGTTGCTCGTCGTCGCGGCAACAGCGCTGATCGTTGTCTATGGAGCCTTGACCGTGAGTCAGCTCCCGATCGATGTTTTTCCAGATATCAATAAGCCGACCGTAACAATTATGACTGAAGCTCATGGTATGGCGCCTGAAGAGGTCGAGACCCGCGTCACTTTTCCTATCGAGTCTTATCTGAATGGACTTCCGGGGGTAGAGCGAATTCGTTCTCAATCCGGTATTGGACTTTCTGCGATCTATGTTGAGTTTGAATGGAGTACGGACATTTATCGCAATCGCCAACTGGTGCAAGAAAAGTTGGCTTTGGCCAAAGAACAACTCCCTAAAGACATTTCGCCGACAATGGGGCCGATTTCTTCTTTGATGGGACAGATTCAGCAAATAGCTCTGTACTCGGAGGACGCTTCTCTCAATCCCATGGAGGTTCGCAATATCGCCGAGTGGGTGATCCGCCCTCGTCTGATGACGATTCCTGGAGTGGCGCAAGTTATTTCCATTGGTGGCGGACTTAAACAATACCAGATTCTGCTGTCTGCAAAGAAAATTAATACCTATCAGATTAGTTTAGAGCAGATTGACAAGGAACTTGCTCAGATCAGTCAGAATACAACGGGCGGTTTTCTTGAAAAAGATCAGCAAGAGTTTTTGGTCCGAAATATCGGGGTTGTCGAAACACTGGATGACATTAAAAACACAAAAATTGGCCTGCATTTCGGTCGACCGATTTTTGTAAAAGATGTTGGCGAGGTTGTTGAGGCTCCAAAAATAAAACGGGGCGAAGGCAGCTTCATGGGAAAACCATCCGTGGTCATGACTGTTCAGAAACAGCCCGGGGCCGATACGGTTCAGATTACCAGAAACATTGAAAAAGCCATGGAAGAGATCAAACCTTCACTTCCTAAAGGTTTGATGATCAACACCGATGTCTTTAAACAAGCTCGTTTTATCGAGACCTCAATTCAAGGTATTCAAGGCAAGTTGAAATGGGGCACGATCTTGGTTTTTGTCGTGCTGTTTATTTTTCTTTCCAATTTACGTATGTCCTTGATTACCTTAACGGCCATCCCCGTGTCGTTCTTAACGACGGCTTTGGTTTTCAAGTGGTTTGGTCTTTCGGTGAATACAATGACCTTGGGTGGTTTAGCCATTGCGATCGGTGAACTGGTGGATGACTCCATCGTCGACGTCGAAAATGTTTTCCGCAGACTGCGGGAAAATGCCAAGCTCGCTCAGCCCCGCGGCACCCTTAAAGTGGTGTATGAAGCCTCTTCAGAGGTCCGAAACTCTATTGTTTTGGCGACCATTATTATTGTGATGGTGTTTCTGCCGCTCTTTAACTTATCAGGTCTAGAAGGGCGTCTGTTTACGCCTTTGGCCATCGCTTATCTGACGGCCCTGATGGCCTCTTTGATCGTTTCACTGACCGTGACACCGGTTTTGGCTTCGTACTTCCTGGGGGCCGTTCATCTGAAAGAGCACCAGGACACGCGCTTTGTGCAAAAGCTGAAGAAGTGGGACCGCCAGATTTTGGAGTGGGCTCTTCCGCGCTCAAACCTGGTTCTGGGAGCAACCTTAGCCTTGGTTGTGGTCTCGATAAGCCTTCTGCCTTTCATGGGGAAGGATTTTTTACCTCAGTTTAACGAAGGCACGGCGATGATCAGTGTCAGTGCGCCGCCGGGGACCAGTCTGCAGCAATCCAATGAATACGGAAATAAAGCAGAAGCTCTCATTATGAAAACGCCCGAGGTTAAGTCGGTATCACGTCGCACCGGGCGGGCCGAGTTGGATGAACACGCCATGGGGGTGAATGTCAGTGAAATGGATGTGGATTTTCATGCTCAGGGTCGCGCCAAGGAAGTGGTGATTGCCGAGATTCGCGAGAACCTTAGCAACGGACTTCCCGGATTGGCGGTGAACATCGGACAGCCGATTGGCCATCTTATCGATCACATGCTCTCAGGGGTGAACGCCGCCATCGCGATCAAAATTTTTGGACCTGACCTCACGACGTTGCGGGAAAAAGCAGCGGAGCTAAAAGAAGCTCTAGAAGGGACGCCTGGACTTGTAGATTTGCGAATCGAAAGTCAAGGCCTCATTCCTCAAGTGAAAATTCACGTTCTGCGTGAAGAGGCCGCCCGCTATGGCATGAGTCCCGGAGAAATCACGTCCTTGCTTGAAGGAGCGTTCAACGGAGAGTCGGTAGCGCAAGTCATGGACGGCACGCGTGTGTATGATGTGTTCTATCGTTTCGATGACAGCTCAAAACAAACCATGGAGCAAATGCAAAAGACGGTAATCAAAACAATGCCCGACGGAAGAAAGGTTTTGTTAGAGCAGGTGGCCGACGTGTATGAATCCACAGGACCTAACGAGATCAATCGTGAAAACAGCCAGCGCCGTATTGTGATTTCCGCGAATGCCAACAAACGCGACCTGGGCAGTTTGATCGCTGAAATTCGCAGCCGGGTTGAAAAGAAAGTTCAGATGCCCGAGGGATACTATGTGGTTTACGGCGGGCAATTTGAAAGCCAGCAAAAAGCCACCCAAAAAATTCTTCTTTTTGGTTTGATCTCTTTGGTGGGAATCATTCTGGTTCTGTACTCGCACTTTAAATCCAAGACGATCACGGCGCAAATCATGACAACGATTCCCTTCGCATTCATCGGCGGAATCATCCTGTTGTTTTTTACAGATCGTATTATCACCGTGGCCAGTCTTGTCGGCTTCATCACTCTTTGCGGAGTGGCTTCGCGAAATGGTATTATGATGATCTCGCACTATCTGCACTTGATGAAATATGAGGGCGAAGCCTTTTCCAAAGAAATGATTATCAGAGGTTCTCAAGAGCGACTAGTGCCCGTCATGATGACAGCCTCTGTGGCCTCATTGGCATTGCTGCCTTTGGTTTTTGCGAAAGGTCAGCCCGGCAGTGAGATCCTGCACCCCGTAGCCGTGGTGATTGTCGGAGGACTCGTGACGGCAACAATGATCGACATCGTTTTAACTCCGACGATTTTCTACCGTTTCGGAAGGAAATCGGCAGAAAAGTATATTCAAGAAGATAAATCGGAAATTTTATAA
- a CDS encoding TolC family protein codes for MNLTFYLVLALSLGVGVPSIAAETISFEKIEELVKTKNPAVEAMKQKTEAKKDREGFFTRSFLPDVAAEVSQETFKVGSDLNDTQSAWKVEAQMNLFRGGEDSGEERVRELETKAASAEAAEALRAELQKAYELYWTLVFKLEVKKSLEAHLQLSQKNLTEANRRISSGIATSTDRLEFQMKISLIKQEAALIEKEIRSLSKQLGAALGKNEGVLPQGPFHHVHDWEINIQPLKTSDIPGVNKARVEVELTEARKKQLKSGYLPSIDAYAGYAEPNQREEDAVSVAERKESYFGIKASWSLGKALNASVERGSLQKESAAKAKELEYLFKQTEIEQESILDSLKTLHSFVHDAEENIKASQAYLDATLKEYSRGVKNSPDVLEATEKYIEAQKRYAEINREFNTLYSAQLALHSLK; via the coding sequence ATGAATCTCACATTTTATCTGGTTTTAGCGCTCTCATTGGGAGTTGGCGTGCCATCCATAGCGGCAGAAACGATTTCCTTCGAAAAAATTGAAGAACTCGTCAAAACGAAAAATCCCGCTGTTGAAGCCATGAAACAAAAGACGGAAGCCAAAAAAGACCGAGAAGGTTTTTTTACTCGGTCTTTTTTGCCGGACGTGGCCGCGGAAGTCTCGCAAGAGACCTTTAAAGTAGGCAGCGATTTGAACGACACGCAGTCCGCTTGGAAAGTGGAAGCGCAAATGAATCTTTTCCGTGGCGGCGAAGACTCTGGTGAAGAGCGGGTGCGCGAATTAGAGACCAAGGCGGCCTCGGCAGAGGCTGCGGAGGCGTTAAGAGCGGAGCTGCAAAAGGCCTATGAACTTTATTGGACGCTGGTCTTTAAGTTGGAAGTAAAAAAATCTTTAGAGGCGCATTTGCAGTTGTCGCAGAAGAATTTAACCGAAGCCAATCGCCGAATTAGTTCTGGAATTGCTACTAGTACAGATCGGTTGGAGTTTCAAATGAAGATCTCCCTCATCAAACAAGAGGCCGCGTTGATCGAGAAAGAGATACGCAGTCTTTCTAAACAACTGGGGGCGGCTTTAGGGAAAAACGAGGGTGTGCTTCCGCAAGGGCCTTTTCATCACGTCCATGATTGGGAAATCAACATTCAACCGTTGAAGACTTCGGATATTCCCGGCGTCAACAAGGCGCGAGTCGAAGTTGAATTGACTGAGGCACGTAAAAAGCAGTTGAAGTCTGGGTATTTGCCATCCATTGACGCTTACGCGGGGTATGCGGAACCGAATCAACGCGAAGAAGACGCGGTCTCAGTAGCCGAAAGAAAGGAATCTTATTTCGGTATCAAAGCGTCCTGGTCTTTAGGAAAAGCGCTCAATGCTTCCGTGGAACGCGGCAGTTTGCAAAAAGAATCTGCGGCAAAGGCCAAAGAGCTGGAATACCTGTTTAAGCAGACAGAAATAGAGCAAGAATCTATTTTGGATAGTTTAAAAACGCTGCATTCCTTCGTTCATGATGCCGAGGAAAACATCAAGGCTTCGCAAGCCTATTTGGATGCGACGTTAAAAGAGTATTCGCGTGGAGTCAAAAACTCGCCGGATGTTCTGGAGGCAACCGAGAAGTATATCGAAGCGCAAAAGAGATACGCTGAGATCAATCGCGAGTTCAACACCCTTTATTCCGCCCAATTGGCGTTGCACTCTTTGAAGTGA
- a CDS encoding NADP-dependent oxidoreductase, translated as MNSPQSMHTISINHFGGPEELRLQDLPIPRLANDEILIQIAYAGVGPWDPKELHGEFEQYKSEESHFPYILGSEGAGTVAAIGSEVKRFKVGDKVYASGFLNPKGGFYAEYAAINESLAFPLPKNLSFEQAAVMAGVGVTALRGLQDILNIQPGQSILIFGASGGIGHVAVQLAKQMKAKVLAVASGQDGVELAKNLGADESLDGHAENLVDRIKEKAPQGVDAILFTAGGKDVNKLFVCLKPDGIAAAPNGVDIPMASVPLVKTYDGDPDEDILHRFHRMIDTGRFTIHVAKIFPLEKAAEAHQALSEHHLGKLALKIH; from the coding sequence ATGAATTCGCCCCAAAGCATGCATACTATTTCCATCAATCATTTTGGCGGACCTGAAGAGTTGCGACTTCAGGATCTTCCGATTCCCCGTCTTGCCAATGACGAAATTCTTATCCAGATTGCCTACGCGGGCGTCGGGCCCTGGGACCCTAAAGAACTGCATGGGGAATTCGAACAGTACAAATCAGAAGAGTCGCATTTTCCCTATATTCTAGGCTCAGAAGGTGCTGGAACGGTCGCGGCGATCGGCAGCGAGGTGAAGAGATTTAAAGTGGGCGATAAAGTTTACGCCTCTGGCTTTCTTAATCCTAAAGGTGGCTTCTATGCCGAGTATGCCGCCATTAATGAGAGCCTCGCGTTCCCTCTTCCGAAAAACCTTTCCTTCGAACAAGCTGCTGTCATGGCTGGCGTCGGTGTAACGGCCCTCCGGGGACTGCAGGACATTCTCAATATTCAACCCGGGCAAAGTATTCTTATTTTTGGTGCCAGTGGCGGCATTGGACATGTCGCCGTGCAATTGGCTAAACAGATGAAAGCAAAAGTGCTTGCGGTGGCCTCGGGTCAAGACGGTGTAGAACTTGCTAAAAATTTAGGGGCTGACGAGTCCTTGGATGGTCATGCGGAAAACCTTGTGGACCGGATAAAGGAAAAGGCCCCTCAAGGCGTGGATGCCATCCTTTTCACCGCAGGTGGAAAGGATGTGAATAAACTGTTTGTGTGTTTAAAACCCGACGGCATAGCTGCGGCCCCGAATGGCGTGGACATCCCCATGGCTTCCGTCCCTTTGGTTAAAACCTATGATGGTGATCCGGATGAGGACATTCTTCACCGATTCCATCGCATGATAGACACGGGCCGTTTTACAATCCATGTTGCGAAAATTTTTCCTCTGGAAAAAGCGGCCGAAGCACATCAGGCGTTGAGCGAACATCACTTGGGTAAACTAGCTCTGAAAATTCATTAA
- a CDS encoding FKBP-type peptidyl-prolyl cis-trans isomerase — MDNQELKITDTFVGAGKEAVKGALLICQYEGFLEDGTKFDSSFDHGRPFEFVIGAKRVIKGWDIGLLGMREGGKRTLFVPAHLGYGDRSKGKIPPNSNLIFHVELLEARPRE; from the coding sequence ATGGACAATCAAGAACTCAAAATAACCGACACCTTTGTTGGCGCAGGTAAAGAAGCCGTCAAAGGAGCCCTTTTAATTTGTCAATACGAAGGATTTCTGGAAGACGGGACGAAATTTGATTCTTCCTTCGACCATGGCCGCCCCTTTGAATTTGTCATTGGCGCAAAACGGGTCATTAAAGGTTGGGATATAGGACTCTTGGGAATGCGTGAGGGTGGAAAACGCACGCTGTTTGTACCTGCCCACCTAGGGTACGGGGATCGCAGCAAAGGCAAAATTCCGCCGAACTCAAATTTGATTTTTCACGTGGAGCTTCTGGAGGCTCGCCCTCGCGAGTAG